One Sphingopyxis macrogoltabida genomic region harbors:
- a CDS encoding tyrosine-type recombinase/integrase: MAITKRTVDAAELRSAAWFLWDEGKGAIAGFGLRVSPGGAKAYVLQYRMAGAKTDRRYTIGRHGPWTPDQARERASELRRLVDTGVDPFDHDAARDEAKEQERRANLDRDFSRVADAWLKSYKVDAKGKPRRDSSQRIAATVVRHLKGQFEGKRIDKIGRGDFKAAIDAIAPAKVAMRSSVFSYGRILWKWAFEGELVDDTPFAHLRAPAKPASRRRVLDDAELPIVWRATRKVDYPFGPAFRILLLTGQRRSEVFGMRWEELDKAKAVWTIPGDRTKNKEPHAVPLTGMVMQEITALVPKPGLSPQEKWPRSGLIFTTNNKTPASGVSKAKARLDSAVADAAKGEGVAIEGWRLHDLRRTAKTGMQALKISSEISQRVLNHISSLDPMDRVYGLYDFLDEKREALDAWAGHVAGLIAPKAVEAETA; encoded by the coding sequence CGGCCGAACTCCGCTCGGCGGCTTGGTTTCTCTGGGATGAAGGGAAGGGCGCCATTGCCGGGTTCGGCCTGCGGGTCAGTCCCGGCGGGGCAAAGGCCTACGTCCTGCAGTATCGGATGGCCGGCGCAAAGACCGATCGGCGCTACACCATTGGCAGACACGGTCCATGGACCCCCGATCAGGCCCGAGAACGCGCATCCGAGCTGCGACGCCTCGTCGATACCGGCGTTGACCCGTTCGACCATGACGCAGCGCGCGATGAAGCGAAGGAGCAGGAGCGGCGGGCCAATCTTGATCGCGACTTTTCGCGCGTCGCGGATGCATGGCTGAAAAGCTACAAGGTCGATGCCAAGGGGAAGCCGCGACGAGATTCGAGCCAGCGCATCGCGGCGACCGTCGTCCGGCATCTCAAGGGCCAATTCGAAGGCAAGCGCATCGACAAGATCGGCCGCGGCGATTTCAAGGCTGCGATCGACGCCATCGCGCCTGCAAAGGTTGCCATGCGGTCCAGCGTCTTCTCCTATGGTCGCATTCTCTGGAAATGGGCCTTTGAAGGCGAATTGGTAGACGACACCCCCTTTGCCCACCTCCGCGCGCCCGCGAAGCCTGCCAGCCGCCGCCGCGTGCTTGATGATGCCGAATTGCCGATCGTTTGGCGCGCGACCCGCAAAGTCGATTATCCGTTCGGTCCTGCGTTTCGGATCCTGCTACTGACCGGGCAGAGGCGCAGCGAGGTTTTTGGGATGCGCTGGGAGGAGTTGGACAAGGCAAAGGCCGTGTGGACCATCCCCGGCGATCGCACCAAGAATAAGGAACCGCATGCCGTGCCTCTGACGGGCATGGTGATGCAGGAGATTACCGCGCTCGTCCCTAAGCCAGGTTTATCGCCACAGGAGAAGTGGCCGAGGTCGGGGCTCATCTTCACGACTAACAACAAGACGCCGGCTAGCGGGGTTTCGAAGGCCAAGGCGCGTCTCGACAGCGCTGTCGCGGACGCTGCCAAGGGTGAGGGCGTCGCGATCGAGGGTTGGCGCCTTCACGACCTTCGCCGTACGGCCAAGACCGGGATGCAGGCGCTCAAAATCTCGTCGGAAATATCGCAGCGCGTGCTCAACCACATATCGAGTCTAGATCCAATGGATCGCGTTTATGGGCTCTATGATTTCCTCGACGAGAAGCGCGAGGCGCTGGATGCGTGGGCGGGGCATGTCGCGGGATTGATCGCGCCGAAGGCCGTAGAGGCAGAGACGGCCTAG